A portion of the Archocentrus centrarchus isolate MPI-CPG fArcCen1 chromosome 19, fArcCen1, whole genome shotgun sequence genome contains these proteins:
- the mrtfab gene encoding myocardin related transcription factor Ab isoform X2, which yields MDSQKGEEPRPGNMEVAGAPGSAPSPQSDAVTNELQELSLQPVPNLLPLQERKNVLQLKLQQRRTREELVSQGIMPPLKSPAAFHEQRRSLERARTEDYLKRKIRSRPERSELVRMHILEETSAEPSLQAKQLQLKRARLADDLNDKISHRPGPIELVHKNILSVACHLQQSLLDSPKGNGGESSSLDEDSSDALSPDQLTNQDSPLSAVPQVSPSDVLTQNGDISPTQFLTQPPPAPPPPPPPPPPPLANGLDSSPPPKITNGTTMTSASSRHSAGQVKSQAKASSDRPPQRPKKAKDSKPKVKKLKYHQYIPPDQKADKERPPQMDSSYAKLLQQQQLFLQLQILSQQQHHYNYHTILPAPPKPQTEQPPTTNSGPSPSRTVHTTTTTASSSQTGTGRHSQAAVGGAKPATLPANLDEFKVAELKQELKLRGLTVSGTKNDLIERLRNYQEQNGGTAAVLKNGISQSSLQGTTSAASTTTSSPTTTSASDHQSAEGGFKLSLSSMAQAVPGRVMRFGSTSSSPPVSPTPSERSLAGMSPDETSCNGDMFGEMVSSPLTQLTLHPSPQHPPIISPLVVKDEIQSSCSLSKSSPASVQPPDSGLAMDTSSMDKDQMLQEKDKQIEELTRMLKQKQRLVETLRSQLEQGKMAGGIVVKKEGSEKSRTCQEVKLQTLIKASAIQPPMLPNGIMLKVKKEVEPEEGMEGVTEEASSKKQALPMQCSQETLLRLQQIQRLQVQQSDQPKQQPQPKQQQSQAQLPKVAESKLNPQKQQHQKKEAQILLQQQQQLQQLIIQQTQQKQIHDRQKLTQQKLAQQKLVQQKQVQQNQLKQTQGQHQVQQKNQVQLKQVQVQIQNQTVTNQKSALSQTQQRKQQKAQQRQQQKQQTAAAVTQQITPVIINQQNGTPVHTQAISLDLLKANGTPTLVTDTNGNHYLIALTSQPTDGQNGVSSLVKTNGRITLQRLHSTPSKLPSTGSQSKEPAEAEPVSQPNKKGQKTGLHLDTNGDPQPNHSVTAPPNLQPFFDDMLDNESQSSLMSSLKREEVCLPYDRHTLFTPPSPKPNTSLPSQRSKPENGLNSQQMDDLFDILLKSGEIPGYKVNPDPSLAPLHSDPPSPCNAPSPLHLSPPTPTQPLICPAPSVGEPCSGSGRLEDFLESTTGAPLLGIESDGGLALIDDLHSQMLSTPSILDHPPSPMDTSDLGFSPPSAGLDFGDPNLDGMDWLDMVGSASGGSEGNGGGRRGGAGDGGTSLAPLAPHTPQSVFSADFLDNTDLQLHW from the exons ATGGACTCACAAAAAGGGGAGGAGCCAAGGCCTGGCAATATGGAAGTTGCTGGAGCGCCAGGCTCGGCCCCAAGCCCCCAGAGCGACGCCGTGACCAATGAGCTTCAGGAGCTCTCCCTTCAGCCTGTTCCCAATCTGCTGCCTCTACAGGAGCGCAAGAATG TCCTTCAGCTCAAGCTTCAGCAGAGACGCACACGAGAGGAGCTGGTCAGCCAAGGGATCATGCCAC CACTGAAGAGCCCAGCAGCCTTTCACGAACAGCGGAGGAGTCTGGAGCGAGCAAGG ACTGAGGACTACCTTAAAAGGAAGATTCGCAGTCGTCCTGAGCGCTCCGAGCTGGTCAGGATGCACATTCTGGAGG AGACGTCAGCAGAGCCGTCACTGCAGGCtaagcagctgcagctgaagaGAGCGCGACTAGCCGACGACCTCAACGACAAAATCTCTCACAGACCGGGTCCTATCGAGCTGGTCCACAAGAACATCCTGTCTGTTGCCTGCCATCTGCAGCAGTCACTGCTGG ATTCTCCAAAGGGAAACGGGGGAGAGAGCTCGTCTTTGGATGAAGACAGCAGTGATGCCCTGTCACCTGACCAGCTAACCAATCAGGACTCTCCCCTGAGTGCCGTCCCTCAGGTTTCCCCCTCAGACGTGCTCACCCAGAACGGGGACATTTCCCCCACACAG TTTCTTACACAGCCTCCTCCtgcgccaccaccaccaccacctccaccaccacctcccctGGCCAACGGATTAGATTCGTCCCCTCCACCCAAAATTACAAACGGGACAACGATGACCTCGGCCTCCTCCCGCCATTCTGCTGGACAGGTCAAG TCCCAGGCCAAGGCGAGTTCAGATCGCCCTCCACAGAGACCTAAGAAAGCAAAGGACAGCAAACCCAAG GTGAAGAAGCTGAAGTACCATCAGTACATCCCTCCCGACCAGAAGGCAGACAAGGAGCGTCCGCCTCAGATGGATTCGTCTTACGCGaagctgctccagcagcagcagctcttccTGCAGCTGCAGATTCTCAGTCAGCAACAGCACCACTACAACTACCACACCATCCTGCCAGCCCCTCCCAA GCCGCAAACGGAGCAGCCTCCCACAACCAACTCTGGCCCTTCCCCCTCTCGTACCGTTCACACGACTACCACCACAGCTTCCTCAAGTCAAACGGGGACAGGCCGTCACAGCCAAGCTGCAGTGGGAGGAGCCAAACCAGCCACTCTGCCAGCCAACCTGGATGAGTTCAAA GTTGCTGAGCTGAAACAAGAATTGAAATTGCGGGGTTTGACCGTCTCAGGCACCAAGAATGATCTAATTGAGAGGCTCCGTAACTACCAGGAACAAAATGGAGGAACTGCAGCGGTTTTGAAAAATGGCATTTCGCAGTCCAGCCTGCAGGGCACGACCTCAGCTGCTAGCACCACCACATCTTCTCCCACCACAACGTCTGCCTCTGACCACCAATCGGCAGAAGGTGGGTTTAAGTTATCTCTGTCCTCAATGGCTCAGGCGGTTCCAGGGCGGGTGATGCGGTTTGGCAGCACCAGCTCGAGCCCTCCGGTGTCGCCGACTCCGTCAGAGAGGTCGTTAGCTGGAATGAGTCCAGATGAGACAAGCTGTAATGGAGACATGTTTGGAGAGATG gTGAGCTCTCCGCTGACCCAGCTCACCTTGCACCCCTCTCCTCAGCACCCACCAATCATCTCTCCACTCGTAGTCAAAGATGAGATCCAGAGCTCATGCAGCCTGTCCAAGTCCTCACCGGCATCTGTCCAACCTCCCGATTCTGGATTAGCCATGGACACATCATCTATGGACAAAGACCAGATGCTCCAGGAGAAGGACAAACAGATTGAGGAGCTCACCAGGATGTTGAAGCAGAAGCAGAGGCTGGTGGAGACCCTCAGGTCTCAGCTGGAGCAGGGCAAGATGGCAGGTGGGATAGTGGTCaagaaggaaggaagtgagAAGAGCAGAACATGCCAAGAGGTTAAACTCCAAACTCTAATAAAAGCCTCAGCCATTCAGCCCCCTATGCTCCCTAATGGCATCATGTTGAAGGTGAAGAAGGAGGTGGAGCCTGAGGAAGGAATGGAGGGAGTAACAGAGGAGGCTTCATCAAAGAAGCAGGCTCTGCCGATGCAGTGCTCACAGGAGACTCTGCTCAGGCTGCAGCAAATACAGCGGCTGCAGGTTCAGCAATCCGATCAACCCAAACAGCAACCACAACCGAAACAGCAACAGAGTCAGGCGCAACTGCCGAAGGTTGCAGAATCCAAACTGAATCCTCAAaaacagcaacaccaaaagaaaGAAGCTCAGATcctgctccagcagcagcagcaactgcaGCAGCTTATCATACAGCAGACCCAACAGAAGCAGATCCACGACCGACAGAAGTTAACGCAGCAGAAACTGGCCCAGCAGAAACTCGTACAACAGAAGCAAGTACAGCAAAACCAACTCAAGCAAACTCAAGGGCAGCACCAAGTTCAGCAGAAGAACCAAGTTCAGCTAAAGCAGGTTCAGGTGCAGATCCAAAACCAGACGGTGACAAATCAGAAATCCGCACTGAGCCAAACTCAGCAgaggaagcagcaaaaagctCAGCAGAGGCAGCAACAGAAACAGCAGACGGCAGCCGCCGTGACACAACAG ATTACTCCAGTCATCATCAACCAACAGAACGGCACACCAGTCCACACTCAGGCCATTTCATTAGACCTCCTCAAGGCCAATGGCACACCTACACTGGTCACAGACACCAATGGGAACCACTACCTTATCGCTCTCACCAGTCAACCCACAGATGGACAGAATGGAGTGTCCTCATTGGTCAAAACCAATGGACGCATCACACTGCAG AGATTGCATTCGACTCCAAGTAAACTCCCCAGCActggcagccaatcaaaagagcCGGCAGAGGCGGAGCCTGTGAgccaaccaaacaaaaag GGACAAAAAACAGGGCTGCATTTAGACACCAACGGCGATCCACAACCCAACCACTCAGTCACCGCACCGCCCAACCTGCAGCCTTTCTTCGACGACATGTTAGACAATGAAAGCCAAAGCAGCTTAATGTCATCGCTCAAG AGAGAGGAGGTGTGTCTGCCTTACGACCGGCACACACTGTTCACCCCTCCCTCTCCTAAACCCAACACCTCCCTTCCTTCTCAGCGCTCCAAA CCGGAGAATGGTCTGAACAGCCAGCAGATGGACGACCTGTTTGACATCCTACTCAAAAGTGGAG AAATCCCCGGCTACAAGGTCAACCCGGACCCGTCCCTCGCCCCGCTCCATTCTGACCCACCCTCTCCATGTAATGCCCCATCTCCCCTCCACctctccccccccacccctacaCAGCCCCTCATCTGCCCGGCGCCTTCAGTGGGAGAGCCCTGCTCAGGCAGTGGGCGTCTGGAGGACTTTTTGGAGAGCACCACAGGCGCCCCACTGCTGGGCATAGAGTCCGACGGCGGACTGGCGCTGATCGACGACCTCCACAGCCAGATGCTGAGCACGCCCAGCATCCTGGACCACCCTCCCTCCCCTATGGACACGTCTGACCTGggcttctctcctccttctgCCGGGCTGGACTTTGGTGACCCCAACCTTGATGGCATGGACTGGTTGGACATGGTGGGGAGTGCAAGTGGAGGGAGCGAGGGGaatggaggaggaagaagaggaggagctggcgATGGAGGGACGAGTTTAGCTCCACTGGCACCGCACACACCGCAGAGCGTATTCTCGGCCGACTTTCTGGACAATACAGACCTGCAGCTGCACTGGTAG
- the mrtfab gene encoding myocardin related transcription factor Ab isoform X1, producing MDSQKGEEPRPGNMEVAGAPGSAPSPQSDAVTNELQELSLQPVPNLLPLQERKNVLQLKLQQRRTREELVSQGIMPPLKSPAAFHEQRRSLERARTEDYLKRKIRSRPERSELVRMHILEETSAEPSLQAKQLQLKRARLADDLNDKISHRPGPIELVHKNILSVACHLQQSLLDSPKGNGGESSSLDEDSSDALSPDQLTNQDSPLSAVPQVSPSDVLTQNGDISPTQFLTQPPPAPPPPPPPPPPPLANGLDSSPPPKITNGTTMTSASSRHSAGQVKSQAKASSDRPPQRPKKAKDSKPKVRKVKKLKYHQYIPPDQKADKERPPQMDSSYAKLLQQQQLFLQLQILSQQQHHYNYHTILPAPPKPQTEQPPTTNSGPSPSRTVHTTTTTASSSQTGTGRHSQAAVGGAKPATLPANLDEFKVAELKQELKLRGLTVSGTKNDLIERLRNYQEQNGGTAAVLKNGISQSSLQGTTSAASTTTSSPTTTSASDHQSAEGGFKLSLSSMAQAVPGRVMRFGSTSSSPPVSPTPSERSLAGMSPDETSCNGDMFGEMVSSPLTQLTLHPSPQHPPIISPLVVKDEIQSSCSLSKSSPASVQPPDSGLAMDTSSMDKDQMLQEKDKQIEELTRMLKQKQRLVETLRSQLEQGKMAGGIVVKKEGSEKSRTCQEVKLQTLIKASAIQPPMLPNGIMLKVKKEVEPEEGMEGVTEEASSKKQALPMQCSQETLLRLQQIQRLQVQQSDQPKQQPQPKQQQSQAQLPKVAESKLNPQKQQHQKKEAQILLQQQQQLQQLIIQQTQQKQIHDRQKLTQQKLAQQKLVQQKQVQQNQLKQTQGQHQVQQKNQVQLKQVQVQIQNQTVTNQKSALSQTQQRKQQKAQQRQQQKQQTAAAVTQQITPVIINQQNGTPVHTQAISLDLLKANGTPTLVTDTNGNHYLIALTSQPTDGQNGVSSLVKTNGRITLQRLHSTPSKLPSTGSQSKEPAEAEPVSQPNKKGQKTGLHLDTNGDPQPNHSVTAPPNLQPFFDDMLDNESQSSLMSSLKREEVCLPYDRHTLFTPPSPKPNTSLPSQRSKPENGLNSQQMDDLFDILLKSGEIPGYKVNPDPSLAPLHSDPPSPCNAPSPLHLSPPTPTQPLICPAPSVGEPCSGSGRLEDFLESTTGAPLLGIESDGGLALIDDLHSQMLSTPSILDHPPSPMDTSDLGFSPPSAGLDFGDPNLDGMDWLDMVGSASGGSEGNGGGRRGGAGDGGTSLAPLAPHTPQSVFSADFLDNTDLQLHW from the exons ATGGACTCACAAAAAGGGGAGGAGCCAAGGCCTGGCAATATGGAAGTTGCTGGAGCGCCAGGCTCGGCCCCAAGCCCCCAGAGCGACGCCGTGACCAATGAGCTTCAGGAGCTCTCCCTTCAGCCTGTTCCCAATCTGCTGCCTCTACAGGAGCGCAAGAATG TCCTTCAGCTCAAGCTTCAGCAGAGACGCACACGAGAGGAGCTGGTCAGCCAAGGGATCATGCCAC CACTGAAGAGCCCAGCAGCCTTTCACGAACAGCGGAGGAGTCTGGAGCGAGCAAGG ACTGAGGACTACCTTAAAAGGAAGATTCGCAGTCGTCCTGAGCGCTCCGAGCTGGTCAGGATGCACATTCTGGAGG AGACGTCAGCAGAGCCGTCACTGCAGGCtaagcagctgcagctgaagaGAGCGCGACTAGCCGACGACCTCAACGACAAAATCTCTCACAGACCGGGTCCTATCGAGCTGGTCCACAAGAACATCCTGTCTGTTGCCTGCCATCTGCAGCAGTCACTGCTGG ATTCTCCAAAGGGAAACGGGGGAGAGAGCTCGTCTTTGGATGAAGACAGCAGTGATGCCCTGTCACCTGACCAGCTAACCAATCAGGACTCTCCCCTGAGTGCCGTCCCTCAGGTTTCCCCCTCAGACGTGCTCACCCAGAACGGGGACATTTCCCCCACACAG TTTCTTACACAGCCTCCTCCtgcgccaccaccaccaccacctccaccaccacctcccctGGCCAACGGATTAGATTCGTCCCCTCCACCCAAAATTACAAACGGGACAACGATGACCTCGGCCTCCTCCCGCCATTCTGCTGGACAGGTCAAG TCCCAGGCCAAGGCGAGTTCAGATCGCCCTCCACAGAGACCTAAGAAAGCAAAGGACAGCAAACCCAAGGTCAGGAAG GTGAAGAAGCTGAAGTACCATCAGTACATCCCTCCCGACCAGAAGGCAGACAAGGAGCGTCCGCCTCAGATGGATTCGTCTTACGCGaagctgctccagcagcagcagctcttccTGCAGCTGCAGATTCTCAGTCAGCAACAGCACCACTACAACTACCACACCATCCTGCCAGCCCCTCCCAA GCCGCAAACGGAGCAGCCTCCCACAACCAACTCTGGCCCTTCCCCCTCTCGTACCGTTCACACGACTACCACCACAGCTTCCTCAAGTCAAACGGGGACAGGCCGTCACAGCCAAGCTGCAGTGGGAGGAGCCAAACCAGCCACTCTGCCAGCCAACCTGGATGAGTTCAAA GTTGCTGAGCTGAAACAAGAATTGAAATTGCGGGGTTTGACCGTCTCAGGCACCAAGAATGATCTAATTGAGAGGCTCCGTAACTACCAGGAACAAAATGGAGGAACTGCAGCGGTTTTGAAAAATGGCATTTCGCAGTCCAGCCTGCAGGGCACGACCTCAGCTGCTAGCACCACCACATCTTCTCCCACCACAACGTCTGCCTCTGACCACCAATCGGCAGAAGGTGGGTTTAAGTTATCTCTGTCCTCAATGGCTCAGGCGGTTCCAGGGCGGGTGATGCGGTTTGGCAGCACCAGCTCGAGCCCTCCGGTGTCGCCGACTCCGTCAGAGAGGTCGTTAGCTGGAATGAGTCCAGATGAGACAAGCTGTAATGGAGACATGTTTGGAGAGATG gTGAGCTCTCCGCTGACCCAGCTCACCTTGCACCCCTCTCCTCAGCACCCACCAATCATCTCTCCACTCGTAGTCAAAGATGAGATCCAGAGCTCATGCAGCCTGTCCAAGTCCTCACCGGCATCTGTCCAACCTCCCGATTCTGGATTAGCCATGGACACATCATCTATGGACAAAGACCAGATGCTCCAGGAGAAGGACAAACAGATTGAGGAGCTCACCAGGATGTTGAAGCAGAAGCAGAGGCTGGTGGAGACCCTCAGGTCTCAGCTGGAGCAGGGCAAGATGGCAGGTGGGATAGTGGTCaagaaggaaggaagtgagAAGAGCAGAACATGCCAAGAGGTTAAACTCCAAACTCTAATAAAAGCCTCAGCCATTCAGCCCCCTATGCTCCCTAATGGCATCATGTTGAAGGTGAAGAAGGAGGTGGAGCCTGAGGAAGGAATGGAGGGAGTAACAGAGGAGGCTTCATCAAAGAAGCAGGCTCTGCCGATGCAGTGCTCACAGGAGACTCTGCTCAGGCTGCAGCAAATACAGCGGCTGCAGGTTCAGCAATCCGATCAACCCAAACAGCAACCACAACCGAAACAGCAACAGAGTCAGGCGCAACTGCCGAAGGTTGCAGAATCCAAACTGAATCCTCAAaaacagcaacaccaaaagaaaGAAGCTCAGATcctgctccagcagcagcagcaactgcaGCAGCTTATCATACAGCAGACCCAACAGAAGCAGATCCACGACCGACAGAAGTTAACGCAGCAGAAACTGGCCCAGCAGAAACTCGTACAACAGAAGCAAGTACAGCAAAACCAACTCAAGCAAACTCAAGGGCAGCACCAAGTTCAGCAGAAGAACCAAGTTCAGCTAAAGCAGGTTCAGGTGCAGATCCAAAACCAGACGGTGACAAATCAGAAATCCGCACTGAGCCAAACTCAGCAgaggaagcagcaaaaagctCAGCAGAGGCAGCAACAGAAACAGCAGACGGCAGCCGCCGTGACACAACAG ATTACTCCAGTCATCATCAACCAACAGAACGGCACACCAGTCCACACTCAGGCCATTTCATTAGACCTCCTCAAGGCCAATGGCACACCTACACTGGTCACAGACACCAATGGGAACCACTACCTTATCGCTCTCACCAGTCAACCCACAGATGGACAGAATGGAGTGTCCTCATTGGTCAAAACCAATGGACGCATCACACTGCAG AGATTGCATTCGACTCCAAGTAAACTCCCCAGCActggcagccaatcaaaagagcCGGCAGAGGCGGAGCCTGTGAgccaaccaaacaaaaag GGACAAAAAACAGGGCTGCATTTAGACACCAACGGCGATCCACAACCCAACCACTCAGTCACCGCACCGCCCAACCTGCAGCCTTTCTTCGACGACATGTTAGACAATGAAAGCCAAAGCAGCTTAATGTCATCGCTCAAG AGAGAGGAGGTGTGTCTGCCTTACGACCGGCACACACTGTTCACCCCTCCCTCTCCTAAACCCAACACCTCCCTTCCTTCTCAGCGCTCCAAA CCGGAGAATGGTCTGAACAGCCAGCAGATGGACGACCTGTTTGACATCCTACTCAAAAGTGGAG AAATCCCCGGCTACAAGGTCAACCCGGACCCGTCCCTCGCCCCGCTCCATTCTGACCCACCCTCTCCATGTAATGCCCCATCTCCCCTCCACctctccccccccacccctacaCAGCCCCTCATCTGCCCGGCGCCTTCAGTGGGAGAGCCCTGCTCAGGCAGTGGGCGTCTGGAGGACTTTTTGGAGAGCACCACAGGCGCCCCACTGCTGGGCATAGAGTCCGACGGCGGACTGGCGCTGATCGACGACCTCCACAGCCAGATGCTGAGCACGCCCAGCATCCTGGACCACCCTCCCTCCCCTATGGACACGTCTGACCTGggcttctctcctccttctgCCGGGCTGGACTTTGGTGACCCCAACCTTGATGGCATGGACTGGTTGGACATGGTGGGGAGTGCAAGTGGAGGGAGCGAGGGGaatggaggaggaagaagaggaggagctggcgATGGAGGGACGAGTTTAGCTCCACTGGCACCGCACACACCGCAGAGCGTATTCTCGGCCGACTTTCTGGACAATACAGACCTGCAGCTGCACTGGTAG